In Ochrobactrum vermis, the following proteins share a genomic window:
- the purM gene encoding phosphoribosylformylglycinamidine cyclo-ligase, protein MTMEKKSADKPVARNGLTYAQAGVDIDAGNLMVEKIKPLVRSTRRPGADGEIGGFGGLFDLKAAGFKDPVLVAANDGVGTKLKIAIDADKHDTVGIDLVAMCVNDLVVQGAEPLFFLDYFATGKLSPDQGVDIVAGIAEGCRQAGCALIGGETAEMPGMYRDGDYDLAGFAVGAAERDRLLPRGDVAEGDAILGLASSGVHSNGFSLVRRIVELSGLGWKSDAPFQPGATLGEALLTPTRIYVKPLLAAIRASDGIKALAHITGGGFPDNIPRVLPEGLAAEIDLASISVPPVFSWLAKTGGVEPNEMLRTFNCGIGMIAVVKPEKVEEVVAALAAEGEKVVTLGRMVKREKDGVVYKGMLSV, encoded by the coding sequence ATGACCATGGAAAAAAAGTCCGCCGATAAGCCCGTTGCCCGTAATGGCCTGACCTATGCGCAAGCTGGTGTCGACATCGATGCTGGCAATCTGATGGTCGAAAAGATCAAGCCGCTCGTTCGTTCCACCCGCCGCCCCGGCGCAGACGGGGAGATCGGCGGCTTCGGCGGTCTGTTCGACCTGAAGGCTGCAGGTTTCAAGGATCCGGTGCTCGTTGCCGCCAATGACGGTGTTGGCACCAAGCTGAAAATCGCAATCGATGCCGACAAGCATGACACGGTGGGCATCGATCTTGTCGCCATGTGCGTCAACGATCTTGTCGTACAGGGTGCTGAGCCACTCTTCTTCCTCGACTATTTTGCGACCGGCAAGCTTTCGCCGGATCAGGGCGTCGATATCGTTGCAGGCATCGCCGAGGGATGCCGTCAGGCCGGTTGTGCGCTGATCGGCGGTGAAACTGCTGAAATGCCCGGCATGTATCGCGACGGTGACTACGACCTTGCCGGTTTTGCGGTTGGTGCAGCTGAACGTGACCGCCTGCTGCCGCGCGGCGATGTTGCCGAAGGTGACGCCATACTTGGCCTTGCTTCGTCCGGTGTTCATTCCAACGGATTTTCGCTGGTACGCCGCATCGTCGAACTTTCCGGCCTCGGCTGGAAGTCCGATGCACCGTTCCAGCCGGGCGCGACGCTCGGTGAAGCTCTGCTCACCCCAACACGTATTTATGTGAAGCCTCTTCTCGCTGCGATCCGCGCTTCGGATGGTATCAAGGCGCTGGCGCACATTACTGGCGGCGGCTTCCCGGACAATATTCCACGCGTCCTGCCTGAAGGTCTCGCTGCCGAAATCGACCTTGCGTCCATTTCCGTTCCGCCAGTCTTCTCCTGGCTCGCCAAGACGGGCGGCGTCGAGCCGAACGAAATGCTGCGCACGTTCAATTGCGGCATTGGCATGATTGCCGTCGTGAAGCCAGAGAAGGTCGAGGAAGTCGTGGCTGCCCTTGCCGCTGAAGGTGAAAAGGTTGTCACGCTCGGCCGGATGGTGAAGCGCGAAAAGGACGGCGTCGTCTACAAGGGGATGCTTTCGGTATGA
- a CDS encoding AI-2E family transporter, whose translation MVKKPTPTRTSASRTIRQSEATVRDGDIHVNVEVGALTGSSVRRQAMFWVGTVAVFILFLVIFSSVLLPFVAGMALAYFLDPVADRLERFGLSRLAATIVILLIFLMALVLGLMIVVPILATQLADFISKIPEYITQLQSLLANEDSQWLKKYIGIDSSVIQQNLSSLLQQGASFMSTLLQSLWNSGKSLIDIAGLFVVTPVVAFYMLLDWDRMVSSIDSWVPRRQLHTVRRIAAEMNAAVAGFIRGQGTLCLILGTYYAIGLTLTGLNFGLLIGFFAGLISFIPYIGSFVGLALAIGVALVQFWPDWIMICAVAGVFFLGQFVEGNILQPKLVGSSVGLHPVWLMFALFAFGSLFGFTGMLVAVPAAAAVGVLVRFALNSYLHSPMYDPAHHQPNPDAGPLIEAGENAGKEK comes from the coding sequence ATGGTCAAGAAACCGACACCCACGCGCACGAGCGCCAGCCGAACGATCCGTCAGTCGGAAGCGACAGTTCGCGATGGCGACATTCACGTCAATGTGGAAGTCGGTGCGCTGACCGGCTCTTCGGTGCGCCGTCAGGCGATGTTCTGGGTGGGGACCGTCGCGGTCTTCATTTTGTTCCTCGTTATATTCAGTTCGGTTCTGCTGCCTTTTGTTGCCGGCATGGCGCTGGCCTACTTCCTCGATCCCGTCGCAGACAGGCTGGAACGTTTTGGCCTGTCTCGGCTTGCGGCCACGATCGTCATCCTGCTCATCTTCCTGATGGCGCTCGTTCTCGGTCTGATGATTGTCGTGCCAATTTTGGCAACACAGCTTGCCGACTTTATTTCAAAAATCCCCGAATACATCACCCAGTTGCAGTCGCTGCTGGCGAATGAGGATTCGCAATGGCTGAAGAAATATATCGGCATTGACAGTTCCGTCATTCAGCAGAATCTGAGTTCCCTGCTCCAGCAGGGCGCCAGTTTCATGTCGACCTTGCTCCAATCCCTGTGGAATTCGGGGAAATCGCTGATCGATATTGCGGGCCTTTTTGTCGTCACCCCGGTGGTTGCGTTCTACATGCTTCTGGACTGGGACCGCATGGTAAGCAGCATCGATTCATGGGTGCCGCGCCGCCAGCTTCACACTGTGCGCCGCATCGCCGCTGAGATGAATGCCGCCGTCGCCGGTTTCATTCGCGGTCAGGGAACGCTCTGCCTCATTCTGGGAACCTATTACGCCATCGGTCTCACCCTGACCGGGCTCAATTTCGGCCTGTTGATCGGCTTTTTCGCCGGTCTCATCAGCTTTATTCCCTACATCGGTTCCTTTGTCGGCCTGGCGCTCGCCATCGGTGTGGCGCTGGTCCAGTTCTGGCCTGACTGGATCATGATCTGTGCCGTCGCGGGTGTGTTTTTCCTTGGTCAGTTCGTGGAAGGCAACATCCTCCAGCCGAAGCTTGTCGGGTCATCCGTCGGGTTGCATCCGGTCTGGCTCATGTTCGCTCTTTTCGCCTTCGGTTCCCTGTTCGGTTTCACCGGAATGCTGGTGGCAGTGCCTGCTGCGGCGGCAGTCGGGGTGCTTGTGCGGTTCGCTTTGAATAGCTATCTCCACTCACCGATGTATGATCCTGCCCACCATCAGCCCAACCCCGACGCCGGGCCGTTGATCGAGGCAGGCGAGAACGCAGGCAAAGAGAAATGA
- a CDS encoding NAD-dependent epimerase/dehydratase family protein yields MKIAVTGAGGFIGSALTQMLTGEGHEVLPLSRNELSDPDLSDVETVVHCAALAHRTGAERPDAATFDAVNHRLAVELAVKAKAACVRRFVFVSTIYVIAGNSSPLMPDMPLKPRDDYGRAKAKAEAGLREISGIEIVIARPVLVYGPGARANLKALIKLCDSGMPLPFGLANNKRSFVSLENVARALTFLSVAPAEKVAGRVFHLAEPQPRSTKELVTKLRAALGKPERLVPVPPIFMRILLSAAGKSGLYDQLYGDLVADSSSLVDAGFDYLPGDRQLEAMARVRD; encoded by the coding sequence ATGAAGATCGCGGTCACCGGAGCCGGTGGTTTTATCGGAAGCGCTCTCACTCAAATGTTGACCGGGGAGGGGCATGAAGTCCTGCCTCTTTCCCGAAATGAGCTGTCTGACCCCGATCTTTCTGATGTTGAAACGGTTGTTCATTGTGCAGCACTCGCCCATCGCACCGGCGCGGAACGACCGGACGCGGCCACATTCGATGCCGTCAATCATCGACTAGCTGTGGAGCTTGCCGTCAAGGCAAAGGCAGCCTGTGTCAGACGCTTCGTTTTTGTATCCACGATCTATGTGATTGCCGGAAATTCATCACCGTTGATGCCGGACATGCCGTTAAAACCGCGCGACGATTACGGGCGCGCCAAGGCAAAGGCTGAAGCCGGTCTGCGCGAAATCAGCGGGATCGAGATCGTCATCGCACGACCGGTTCTGGTCTATGGTCCCGGGGCGAGGGCGAACCTGAAAGCCTTGATAAAGCTCTGCGATAGCGGGATGCCGCTGCCTTTCGGCCTGGCAAACAACAAACGCAGTTTCGTGTCGCTTGAGAATGTCGCGCGCGCGCTGACATTCTTAAGCGTTGCGCCTGCGGAAAAGGTTGCCGGACGCGTGTTTCATCTTGCCGAGCCGCAACCGCGCTCCACAAAAGAGCTGGTGACGAAGCTTCGTGCTGCATTGGGGAAGCCGGAGCGCCTTGTACCTGTTCCGCCGATCTTCATGCGAATCTTGCTTTCGGCAGCGGGCAAAAGCGGTCTTTACGACCAGCTTTATGGCGATCTGGTCGCGGACAGTTCGTCGCTTGTCGATGCGGGATTCGATTATCTGCCGGGCGACCGGCAACTCGAAGCAATGGCTCGCGTTAGGGATTAA
- the purN gene encoding phosphoribosylglycinamide formyltransferase, producing MSRKRVVIFISGGGSNMEAVIRATQDADFPAEVVAVFSDKAEAGGLAKAQAAGIATQIFKRKDYASKDEHEDAILEALAALKPDIICLAGYMRLLSGRFIAPYEGRILNIHPSLLPLFPGLHTHQRALDAGMKVAGCTVHLVTEGMDEGPILAQAAVPVLVGDNAEALAARVLKAEHQLYALALRKFADEQDNQPDFTGAMVLSA from the coding sequence ATGAGCCGCAAGCGGGTCGTCATCTTCATTTCGGGCGGCGGCTCCAATATGGAGGCGGTGATCCGCGCCACGCAAGATGCCGACTTTCCGGCTGAAGTGGTGGCAGTTTTTTCCGACAAGGCAGAAGCTGGCGGCCTTGCCAAGGCGCAAGCCGCTGGCATTGCGACACAGATTTTCAAGCGCAAGGATTATGCGTCGAAGGATGAGCATGAAGATGCCATTCTGGAGGCGCTTGCCGCCTTGAAGCCGGATATCATCTGCCTTGCCGGCTACATGCGCCTTCTGTCAGGCCGCTTCATTGCCCCCTATGAAGGTCGCATTCTCAACATTCATCCTTCCCTGCTGCCACTTTTCCCCGGACTGCATACTCATCAGCGCGCGCTGGATGCGGGCATGAAAGTCGCAGGTTGCACCGTGCATCTGGTAACGGAAGGGATGGATGAGGGTCCAATTCTGGCACAGGCGGCGGTGCCGGTACTCGTCGGCGATAATGCCGAAGCGCTTGCGGCCCGCGTTCTGAAAGCCGAGCATCAGCTCTATGCGCTGGCGCTACGCAAATTTGCCGATGAGCAAGACAACCAGCCGGATTTCACCGGTGCGATGGTTCTGAGCGCGTGA
- the hdaA gene encoding DnaA regulatory inactivator HdaA: MREAPRQIPLNLEHQPGYHREDLIVTGSNRAAVDLIDRWPNWLSPVTILAGPTGSGKTHLAEIWRAGTGALLVDPSNITEEDVNGAAEYPVLIDDIGAAPFDETGLFHLINSVRQNAAQGLGPSLLMTSRLWPANWNVKLPDLASRLKAATVVEIAEPDDLLLSGVIHKLFADRQVSVEPHVVAYLVSRMERSLLSAILIVDKLDRAALEQKSRITRTLAAQVVAGSEQPER; the protein is encoded by the coding sequence ATGCGTGAGGCACCGCGCCAGATTCCGTTGAATCTTGAGCATCAGCCCGGCTATCACCGGGAGGACCTGATCGTCACGGGCTCAAACCGTGCCGCCGTCGATCTCATCGATCGCTGGCCGAATTGGTTGTCGCCCGTCACGATCCTTGCCGGGCCGACAGGATCAGGTAAAACCCATCTGGCAGAAATCTGGCGTGCAGGAACGGGCGCGCTTCTGGTCGATCCTTCGAATATCACCGAGGAAGACGTGAACGGTGCTGCCGAATATCCCGTGCTGATCGACGATATCGGTGCGGCACCTTTCGATGAAACCGGACTTTTCCATCTCATCAACAGCGTTCGACAGAATGCGGCTCAGGGGCTTGGACCTTCTCTGCTCATGACGTCCCGTCTGTGGCCCGCAAACTGGAACGTCAAACTCCCCGATCTTGCCTCGCGCCTCAAAGCGGCGACCGTCGTGGAAATTGCAGAACCGGACGATCTGCTGCTTTCCGGCGTCATTCACAAGTTATTCGCGGACCGGCAGGTGAGCGTCGAGCCGCATGTCGTCGCCTATCTGGTGAGCCGGATGGAACGTTCGCTTCTGTCTGCAATCCTGATCGTTGACAAGCTCGATCGGGCGGCGCTCGAGCAGAAAAGCCGTATCACACGCACACTCGCCGCTCAGGTTGTGGCGGGCAGCGAACAGCCGGAACGCTGA
- a CDS encoding DUF992 domain-containing protein, with protein MSLRFSTSFLSAMAVISGIAVTAPAIAADYVAPPASGRTQPRSEVGTLSCDISPAIGVIIGSQQDVDCVFSPARGRGPLERYTGTITKLGIDVGFINGGRVAWAVWAPTVRPEGALQGRYVGASANAAIGVGFGTNILTGGSWKTISLQPISLQGQRGLNAAVGVSKLRLRYAG; from the coding sequence ATGTCTCTCCGTTTTTCGACTTCCTTTCTTTCGGCAATGGCCGTGATTTCCGGCATTGCGGTCACGGCTCCAGCCATTGCTGCCGACTACGTAGCTCCTCCCGCTTCGGGTCGTACCCAGCCGCGCTCGGAAGTCGGCACGCTGTCCTGTGATATTTCGCCTGCCATCGGCGTCATTATCGGCAGCCAGCAGGATGTGGACTGCGTATTCAGCCCCGCCCGTGGCCGTGGTCCGCTTGAGCGTTATACCGGGACGATTACCAAGCTCGGCATCGATGTCGGCTTCATCAATGGCGGTCGCGTCGCCTGGGCCGTCTGGGCTCCGACCGTTCGTCCGGAAGGCGCTCTTCAGGGTCGTTACGTCGGCGCATCCGCCAATGCAGCTATCGGCGTCGGCTTCGGCACCAACATCCTGACTGGCGGTTCGTGGAAGACGATTTCGCTTCAGCCAATCTCGCTTCAAGGCCAGCGCGGCCTGAATGCAGCTGTGGGTGTTTCCAAGCTGAGACTGCGTTACGCTGGCTAA
- a CDS encoding ETC complex I subunit: MVARIYRPAKTAMQSGQAKIDQWLLEFEPESPRMVEPLMGYTSSGDMKSQIRLFFATQEEAVDYAKRNGIAYRIIEPNEPKRRKVSYSDNFRFDRTIPWTH, encoded by the coding sequence ATGGTTGCACGTATTTACCGTCCAGCTAAGACTGCAATGCAGTCCGGTCAGGCTAAAATAGACCAGTGGCTTCTGGAGTTTGAGCCGGAAAGCCCGCGTATGGTCGAGCCTTTGATGGGCTATACTTCTTCCGGTGATATGAAGAGCCAGATTCGACTGTTCTTCGCCACTCAGGAAGAAGCTGTCGATTATGCAAAACGCAACGGCATCGCATACCGCATTATCGAGCCGAACGAGCCGAAGCGTCGTAAGGTTTCTTATTCGGACAATTTCCGTTTCGACCGGACAATACCCTGGACGCATTGA
- a CDS encoding L-lactate permease yields the protein MPWNQVYDPLGSMFWSTLLAALPIVVLLGGIGFFHIKAHTAAILGLLTALVIAVVGFGMPADMAGATAVYGAAYGLLPIGWIILNVIFLYRLTEQTGQFNILRDSIAGITPDRRLQLLFIAFSFGAFFEGAAGFGTPVAVTAAMLMGLGFAPLPAAGLSLIANTAPVAFGALGTPVIALSAVTGIDLLQLSGMIGRQLPFFSVIVPFWLIWAFAGRRGMLEVWPALLVAGVAFAIPQYLVSNFHGPWLVDVIAAICSMAALAGFLRIWQPKRIWTSTGKEGEEDSVPLAAPPKHSTGTVFRAWTPWLILSVFVFLWGTPQFRTWLDSLWVWKMPIPHLHNLVFKVPPVVAEAHSEAAVYTLNLLSATGTGILLSAVVGGLVLGFNPLKLLKEYGKTAYVVRFSLITISAMLALGYVTRYSGTDATLGLAFAQTGWVYPFFGAMLGWLGVALTGSDTASNVLFGGLQKITAEQLGLSPVLMAAANSSGGVMGKMIDAQSIVVASTATQWYGHESKILRYVFFHSVALAALVGLLVMAQAYLPPFTSMVPTETLPAIAH from the coding sequence ATGCCCTGGAATCAAGTATATGACCCGTTGGGAAGCATGTTCTGGTCGACGTTGCTTGCCGCCCTGCCCATTGTCGTCCTGCTGGGCGGCATCGGATTTTTTCATATCAAAGCGCACACTGCGGCCATACTCGGTCTTCTGACGGCGCTTGTCATTGCGGTCGTCGGTTTCGGGATGCCCGCCGATATGGCCGGTGCCACCGCCGTCTACGGTGCCGCCTACGGTCTTCTGCCCATTGGCTGGATCATTCTCAACGTCATCTTTCTCTATCGGCTGACCGAACAGACCGGCCAGTTCAATATTCTGCGTGATTCCATTGCCGGTATCACGCCGGATCGTCGTCTCCAGCTTCTCTTTATCGCCTTTTCGTTCGGTGCCTTCTTCGAAGGTGCCGCCGGTTTCGGCACACCCGTCGCCGTGACTGCTGCGATGCTGATGGGCCTGGGTTTCGCTCCCCTGCCTGCTGCGGGCCTTTCCCTGATCGCCAACACGGCGCCAGTCGCCTTTGGCGCGCTTGGAACTCCGGTCATCGCGCTTTCGGCTGTAACGGGGATAGACCTGTTGCAGCTTTCCGGGATGATCGGGCGCCAGTTGCCCTTTTTCTCCGTCATCGTGCCTTTCTGGCTGATCTGGGCATTTGCCGGACGCAGAGGCATGCTGGAAGTCTGGCCAGCGCTGCTGGTCGCGGGCGTGGCCTTCGCCATTCCGCAATATCTCGTGTCCAACTTCCACGGGCCCTGGCTGGTGGATGTGATCGCTGCGATCTGCTCGATGGCGGCTCTGGCAGGCTTCCTGCGCATCTGGCAGCCGAAGCGTATCTGGACATCGACAGGCAAGGAGGGCGAAGAGGATTCGGTACCCTTGGCGGCACCGCCCAAACATTCCACCGGAACCGTTTTTCGGGCATGGACTCCCTGGCTTATCCTGTCGGTGTTCGTGTTCCTCTGGGGTACACCGCAATTCCGGACATGGCTCGATTCGCTCTGGGTCTGGAAAATGCCGATCCCCCATCTGCACAACCTGGTGTTCAAGGTTCCGCCTGTCGTTGCCGAAGCGCATTCGGAAGCCGCTGTCTACACGCTCAATCTGCTATCGGCTACCGGCACGGGTATCCTGCTCTCGGCTGTGGTCGGCGGACTGGTGCTCGGCTTCAACCCGCTGAAGCTCCTGAAAGAGTATGGCAAGACCGCCTATGTGGTTCGCTTCTCGCTGATCACGATCTCGGCCATGCTCGCGCTCGGCTATGTCACGCGCTATTCAGGCACCGATGCGACCCTCGGCCTCGCTTTCGCTCAAACCGGCTGGGTCTATCCGTTCTTCGGAGCAATGCTCGGCTGGCTTGGCGTTGCGCTGACGGGTTCCGACACGGCATCGAATGTGCTGTTCGGCGGTTTGCAGAAGATCACAGCGGAACAGCTCGGCCTGTCGCCTGTCCTGATGGCAGCGGCAAACTCCTCAGGCGGCGTCATGGGCAAGATGATCGACGCACAGTCCATCGTCGTCGCCTCGACCGCGACGCAGTGGTACGGACATGAATCGAAGATCCTTCGCTATGTGTTCTTCCATTCCGTTGCGCTTGCCGCGCTCGTCGGCCTTCTGGTGATGGCTCAGGCCTATCTGCCGCCATTCACCTCCATGGTCCCGACCGAAACGCTGCCGGCCATCGCGCATTGA